TTCACACCTGGCCTTCTTATCGCTGGGTTTTATGGCATTGTACTTATTTGGTTATATGGATACTTTTGGATAACAGCATTTTTACTAATAGCTGGAGGTATGCAGATGCATTTTCCtatttataattttcaaataactCTTTTAATACTTCCAAGCTTACTGAGTTTGTTTGTTTGCAGGTTATATGTTCTCTCTTAACCATGCACGATTGTTGATTTTAATGGCAACTGTGTATGCTGTCCATTTTATCAATGCCCATGTTGGTTTGCACGGAGTTTTCCTGATACTTAACTTATCTTTTGTTTCTAATGGTATATTGACCAAGTTACTTCAAGGATACGAGAGTATCAATAGAGTCACACGTGTTCAAGAAGAAAAGGAACCTGAAAAGGTTTCAGAAGATGTTTCAGCTGACCAGGAATATGCTCCTCCAGCTAAAGAAGCTGAAGAAGTGCCATCTCTCAAATCATCTTGCACAATTCCTAAGGCATCAAATCTTTCGGATGCTCATAAGCATGCTTCTTCTAGCAAGTTTGCCATGAATGAATCAGCTTCATTAGTCGAAATGAAAAGGATAATGAATAGTTCCAATCATTATGAAGTTATGGGCCTACTTAAGTATGTGAATGCTGAtccaaaaatattaaagaaagaaTACCACAAAAAGGTGTGCAACTTGACCAGCAAAATGTTTCTTTAAGCCATCTGATTTGCAATAACTGTAAATTAACTTGTGTTCATGGTGTTCATGGTTGCTAGGGCTTGCTTGTCCATCCCGACAAGAATCCAAACCATACATTAGCTTGTGAATCATTTAAAAAGCTTCAGTGTGCATATGAGGTAAGTAATATCTAATAGCGTTTGTTTTGACTTGAAGCTCACATGCTGAAGAGAAACAATCACTCTTTTGGCCAGTATTAGCTGCTTTCTTTCTAAATGCTCAAGTATTATTTATGCAACTAATAAACATTATAGTTCAGGTTCTTTCAGATTTCATAAAAAGGAAAAACTATGATGAACAATTGAGGAAAGAAGAATCAGGGCGAGTGCTTCATAATTCTGGTACCTCTCATTCTCAGGAGGTATAGTTCAACATGATACATGTTTAAATAAAGATTCTATGTATGAATATGCTACTTTTCACCTCACATCCCATGGAATATCAAATTTTCTGTTTCTGCAAAAGTATTTATTATGTGACATATTTAATACATGATAGCCATTTTGTTTGTCAAGTTAGTTTCTCCCTGAGGTAGTCCACAATTTCTGCTGGTGCTATATTGTTTGTCAAGTAATATGCTTTAGTTGTAGATTAGGGTGGCGGTAAAGGAGTTGAGATGTCAACTAGATGGAGCCTGCAATGGGCTAGTTGTTTGGAGGAGCTACCAAAGTTTTTGGGGTCTGATCGAAGACCAATCTCTTAAGGACTTTCTTCTGAGGGAGTGCCAACGCACTTGAAGGGCAAACATCGTATTGCCATCCATGTCATACTCCTTCAAGACAAGAAGGCATCTTCATAACATAGCAGCTCCAGTCAATAAACACAGGTCATAAACTTGTAGCAAATATGAGAAGGTACATTTGTCAGAGAATAATTAAACTTGGCTTCTCTGATGCTGGACACCCACATGTTGTGCCCCAGTCTCACAGGGATATTGTCATAATCGATGATTTCCTGGTGTCACGGTAGTGATGGCTCACTGTAAAAGGAGTCAATCTCATGCTATAGAGAATGCTTCTTGGCATCACGGAATCCTTAAAGCTAAGGCATCTCTTTAACTCTCTAGTATCTAGTTCCCTCTTTACTCTCTGCCTTAGGATTGTAGAGTAACctctactctttttttttttccctttcactGTGATAGAAGCGAGGACTGCAAGTCCCGATAGAGAAAATGACTAGGTAAATAGCTCTGGTCAAATGATTACAAATGCATTAAATAATGGAACAGTTGGTACACAGGGTGAGCACTTGAAATTTGTTAATCCGCCTAATGATTCTTTGTCAGCTGGTATGCAGCTCACCTACCAGGTGGTCTGGGTACGTTAAACCATACATTGAATTGGCCATGATGATGTTAAGTTGTCTGGTGTAGACAAAACGATAGTTTCTTATTGTGATGCATCTTTGTTGATGTGTCTTCAAACTGAATATAGGAAGAACATTTTGTTGAGtgaatataatttaataattcaaatatttTGTGCCCATCAGGATTCTCTTAAATTTTGCATATAGCTCTATGAAGCATCCACTTGACTGAAAAGTGTAATCTACAGTACTGATTCTTAAAGTTTGTGTGCACATGAAGATTGAGTTTTATGGATGTTTTGATCTACTATATCATGCCTATCTCGTCCTTACTATTGATTAGTTTTCCACGTGCTTTCTGATTGTTCTACTACTTTTCGTTTTAGATTTGAAGAACTAAACTAAGATCCTGATTGCTTTCCATCACAGGATGGAGTTGAATACCACACTGAAGAATCTAGGCGTATCGAGTGCACCAAGTGTGGAAATTCTCACACATGGATATGCACTAGTAGAAGTAAAAGTAGGGCAAGGTGGTGTCAGGTGGAAGGCTAATCCCATAAGTATCGCATTGCTGTTGTTCTTGCTAATGCATGTCTTGATTTTGTAATGTGAGTTTTGTGATCTTTTCATCCTGTTTATGAAATATTCTCGTATCAGGGTTGTTCCCAGTATCATCAGGCCAAAGATGGTGATGGGTGGGTAGAAAGCGGCTGCTCTTCTGCAATCTTGACACCTAACAAGGTATTCTTCACGATCAATAACATCTACTGTCTTAGATTTCCCATATTTGTCTCTCTTTCTCAATCTCAATTTTCTTCTTGTTCCTGAGTCTTTAtcctgttaattttttttttccctctgATGTCTAGAAGATAGTGGATCTATTGTTAAGCGAAAGTTTCTCAGTCTGTGTCTTGCTCTTTTAGGTGGAAATACCACGAGCTTTTGTATGTGCAGAAAGCAAAATCTTCGATGTTTCTGAATGGGCAATTTGCCAGGTCAGTAGTGTACAGTGTATGAATATATAATTACCTCGAGGCATCCCTTCTTTGATACATCTTATGAAGTTTAAAGATCTTATAGTATATTGTTTATGATGAGTTCATCCATTCCAAAATGGCTAGTCACTCAGAGGAGAGGACTCCCTTCGAGAATGAAGGACTACAATCTTTGTCCATTGGAGTCTTTCTTCAAGGATTCCTGATGTTATACATCAGTATCGGATAACTAGATTAGCGACGTTATGAATTAACTGCTTGCTGTTTATAATAAGTGAATCATACATCGGTATTCACTTAAACATGAATCATAAGTGAATTCCAAACTGCTGTTTATAATAATTTTTGTGTTCTTACTTTTGCAAATGTGTTGCATGAAGGGAATGGAATGCAAGGCGAACACTCATGGGCCAACCTTTCATGTGAACATGGTTGGCTTGGATAGGATGGAGCTGCGATCCAACCCGTCAAGATATCCGTGGGGACTGGACGCGGAGATGATTATTGAGGATGATGAGTTCGACTTGTGGCTTCAGCAGGCATTAGCATCTGGAATTTTCACTGAGAGTCCAAAGCGTCGAAAAAGCTGGCCATTCAAAATTAACCAGAAAGGCATCAGAGCATGGCGAAAATCGCCATAAACACTCATTCACTGACAAGACACTATACCGCATGCCCGGAAATAGAAGAAGCAAAAACTGATGGTATTCAACAGCTTACTGGCATCTGAACTTGGAGCAGAAATCCATGGTTGATCGATCCACACCTTTTGTTGAATTCACAAATAGTTTGTGTTGCTCGCGAGCATATGCTATGTAGAATATCATAATGGTGGGATGCTATGCAAGATTTATAAGAACAGATATTGCTAATCTGTAAATAGTTCTTAGGTTTGCATTTTTGAATCTGTAAGCCACTGATCATCTCTAACAGTTAAGCACCCGATCGAAAGCTACACcaactttgtaaaaaaaaaaacactagtaAAATTGATGTCAGTTTAGTTGTTGAATCAGGCTTGGCTTCTATGTTCTTTGGATGTAAAGGTTTAGAATATCATGAGTTATTCTtcttaaataaatcaataataaaAAGAATCTATATTAATTTTTTGTTGAATTAATATCATACTTCTTTTTCAGTTGCACATCATTCAAAATTacattaaattatatttatttaatttctttttatcaagtTATACtcacataatattttttttttttgatagatATCTAAATATTACATTCAACCACCCCATTAAGTCCGTGAGGATATTTTGaattataaacatgaattttaaTTTCTTGAATTCAAAAGTAATGAAAAATAGTGATAAAATACGTTCGTTTTCAGTATTTCCGTCAATCTATCTCAGGATTAATATGGATAAATCACGAACgattattaatttttagaataatgactaacatataataaaaatatttactttgattttattaaaattcgAATATCAGATATAGTAAAAAAAAGATGTTGGCTGTTCACCTAATTATATTAGGTATTTTTGTGATCTCCGCCGTCGTAGATCGGCTTCTCTATTCCCGGAGCGTACGGCGCGGTCGGCGACTGGACGCGACCATTGGCACGTGTCGGGTCGAGGGGCGGCTGTCGGCGGATGCCGGAAAATTGTCGGTCTTTCCTGGCATCCGCCGCCTGCGAGACCGTCCGTTGGATTCGATCGGGCGGCAGAAAGACAGCAAATTTGTGGCGGCGCGGGACTCGAGGAGGAAGGCTCATCAACGTCGTGCCTGCCAACGTACGGACAAAGCGAAAAAGCGAAAAAATAATTGAATTAAATAATTACATATATTTCAAATTATAAGGGTAAATTTAAGTCGCAGATAATTTATTGGGGCAAAATTAAAAAAGTATTTCTATATTTAATTATACGGATGGAACCACACGATCGAGGCTTCTCGTCTTCGTCTGCCGCCGCACCAGACAGCGCTTTAAATTCTTCGCAACGCCGCCGGAAACCCTCGCCGCCTTTGGATGCTCCACAATGGCCTCCACCTGCTTCAAGATCGCCGCTCCTGCCAAGAACTCTGCCTTCCAGGAATTCGCCCCTCCTCGCTCCGCCTTTGGGTGGCTCAGTCCCAGACTCTCCTTCAGCCGCAAAGACGCTGATCCATCTATCTCCGCCGATAATGTGGCGGTAAGCTCGGAATTAGCGCTTGATTTCGAGTTCCGTCTAGAGGATCCCGTCACGATGCTTCCCGCTGACGAGCTCTTCTCCGATGGGAAGCTAGTTCCCCTTCAGAT
This genomic stretch from Zingiber officinale cultivar Zhangliang chromosome 7A, Zo_v1.1, whole genome shotgun sequence harbors:
- the LOC122002461 gene encoding uncharacterized protein LOC122002461 — its product is MVSMGGIGLFKQGWRWVQSQKQFFGDVRVAVNCTREKFVLLIDCHWPLFYIWCTTVGRFLLRLLLQWSNCVVGGLRSLFTLGSTALFVIIWSCFLCSTSMTSLVYVLLSLGSIATAIHRLGFTPGLLIAGFYGIVLIWLYGYFWITAFLLIAGGYMFSLNHARLLILMATVYAVHFINAHVGLHGVFLILNLSFVSNGILTKLLQGYESINRVTRVQEEKEPEKVSEDVSADQEYAPPAKEAEEVPSLKSSCTIPKASNLSDAHKHASSSKFAMNESASLVEMKRIMNSSNHYEVMGLLKYVNADPKILKKEYHKKGLLVHPDKNPNHTLACESFKKLQCAYEVLSDFIKRKNYDEQLRKEESGRVLHNSGTSHSQEDGVEYHTEESRRIECTKCGNSHTWICTSRSKSRARWCQGCSQYHQAKDGDGWVESGCSSAILTPNKVEIPRAFVCAESKIFDVSEWAICQGMECKANTHGPTFHVNMVGLDRMELRSNPSRYPWGLDAEMIIEDDEFDLWLQQALASGIFTESPKRRKSWPFKINQKGIRAWRKSP